One Candidatus Thermoplasmatota archaeon genomic region harbors:
- a CDS encoding protein-tyrosine phosphatase family protein has protein sequence MWFDDLGGLVHVEGNLWRSPIPQTRAHVEAYRRAGIRRVVSLEEEVDPALVAGAGLAWSPHFWTDNAPPTRPQMARLVDELATLGDAPVVVHCKAGWGRTGTAVACALVERGWSASDALLHFWRRVRGSESLMRRTGQMEFVHGWAAAKRGRGLL, from the coding sequence ATGTGGTTCGACGACCTCGGCGGCCTCGTGCACGTCGAGGGCAACCTCTGGCGGTCGCCGATCCCCCAGACGCGCGCGCACGTTGAGGCCTACCGGCGCGCGGGCATCCGGCGCGTCGTGAGCCTCGAGGAGGAGGTCGACCCCGCGCTCGTCGCGGGCGCGGGGCTCGCGTGGTCCCCGCACTTCTGGACCGACAACGCGCCTCCCACGCGCCCGCAGATGGCGCGCCTCGTGGACGAGCTCGCGACGCTCGGCGACGCGCCCGTCGTCGTGCACTGCAAGGCCGGCTGGGGCCGCACAGGCACAGCCGTCGCGTGCGCGCTCGTCGAGCGCGGGTGGAGCGCAAGCGACGCGCTCCTGCACTTCTGGCGGCGCGTGCGCGGGAGCGAGTCGCTCATGCGCCGCACCGGGCAGATGGAGTTCGTGCACGGGTGGGCCGCCGCGAAGCGGGGGCGCGGGCTCCTCTGA